The following proteins are co-located in the Dehalococcoides mccartyi 195 genome:
- the nifK gene encoding nitrogenase molybdenum-iron protein subunit beta, giving the protein MLLRHTAPGDSPREALTINPAKTCQPIGAMYAALGIHNCLPHSHGSQGCCAYHRSTLTRHYKEQVLSGTSSFTEGASVFGGQANLLQAIDNIFSVYNPDIIAVHTTCLSETIGDDITQIISKAKIENHIPQGKLVIHTNTPSYAGSHVTGFANMVKSMVQYLSEPAEGMPERRANIIPGWVEPADMREIKRLVEAMGINYIMFPDTSGVLDTPLTGHSELFPAGGTTIKQLRDTGRSKITFALGEAASGPAALQLDSKCKVPYDLLDLPIGLQATDRFINALCKRFHVDVPESITEERGRLLNLISNLHQYTYGKRVALWGDPDQLVALSEFLVLLNMKPVYVLTGTPGKRFEERMAAVLGDSVPEAKIAQGPGADMYRLHQWIKQEGVDLLIGNTYGKYIARDENTPLVRLGFPILDRVGHQYFPVVGYRGAMRLLEMILNAFLDKKDRECKEESFELVM; this is encoded by the coding sequence ATGTTACTCAGACATACCGCACCCGGGGATTCGCCCCGTGAAGCACTGACAATTAACCCGGCTAAAACATGCCAGCCCATAGGGGCCATGTATGCCGCGCTGGGTATTCATAACTGCCTGCCGCACAGCCACGGCTCACAGGGGTGCTGTGCGTATCACCGCAGCACCCTGACCCGCCACTATAAGGAGCAGGTGCTTAGCGGTACCAGCTCCTTTACCGAAGGGGCCAGCGTCTTCGGCGGGCAGGCCAATCTGCTCCAGGCTATTGACAATATATTCAGCGTTTATAATCCGGATATTATTGCCGTTCATACTACCTGTTTGTCTGAAACTATCGGTGATGATATTACCCAGATTATCAGCAAGGCCAAAATAGAAAATCATATCCCGCAGGGAAAACTGGTTATCCATACCAATACCCCCAGCTATGCCGGCTCACATGTGACCGGTTTCGCCAACATGGTGAAATCCATGGTGCAGTATTTGTCTGAACCGGCTGAAGGCATGCCGGAGCGGCGCGCCAATATTATCCCGGGTTGGGTAGAACCGGCGGATATGCGGGAAATTAAACGCCTGGTAGAGGCAATGGGCATAAATTACATTATGTTCCCGGATACCTCCGGGGTGCTGGATACTCCCCTTACCGGTCATTCCGAGCTTTTTCCGGCCGGGGGAACTACTATTAAGCAGCTCCGTGATACCGGCCGCAGCAAAATCACCTTTGCTTTGGGTGAAGCGGCCTCCGGCCCGGCAGCACTCCAGCTGGATTCAAAATGCAAAGTGCCCTATGACCTGCTGGATTTGCCCATCGGCCTGCAGGCAACTGACCGCTTTATAAATGCCCTTTGCAAGCGCTTTCATGTTGACGTGCCTGAGAGCATTACCGAAGAACGCGGCCGCCTGCTAAATCTGATATCCAACCTGCATCAGTACACTTACGGCAAGCGGGTGGCTTTGTGGGGAGACCCTGACCAGCTGGTAGCCCTAAGCGAGTTTCTGGTGCTGCTTAATATGAAGCCGGTATATGTTCTGACCGGTACGCCGGGTAAAAGGTTTGAAGAAAGAATGGCCGCAGTGCTGGGGGATTCAGTCCCCGAAGCCAAAATAGCCCAGGGGCCGGGGGCGGATATGTACCGCCTTCATCAGTGGATAAAGCAGGAGGGGGTAGACCTGCTGATAGGCAATACCTACGGCAAGTATATTGCCCGGGATGAAAATACCCCGCTGGTACGGCTGGGCTTCCCCATTCTTGACCGGGTTGGCCACCAGTATTTCCCGGTTGTGGGCTATCGGGGGGCAATGCGTTTGCTGGAAATGATTTTAAATGCCTTTTTGGATAAGAAAGACCGCGAATGCAAAGAAGAATCTTTTGAGCTGGTCATGTAG